The Planctellipticum variicoloris DNA window TCCGGGCGGGCCGAGCGTCATCTGATCGTACAGCGGGGTATGGGGCAGCACCCGGGCCAGCGCAACACCCAGAATGCCGACTCCCAGGAAGGCGCCAAGGACGGTCCCGATACTCTTGAGGAGCGAGTCGAGATCGGCGCCCGGCTCGAAGTTGCCGAACGTCTGCAGAGCCATGACCAGCGAAACGAGCATCGACAGGATGCCGGTCACGCCGAACACGCCGAATCCGGGAATCACGAAAACTTCCAGCGCCAGGCAGGAGATTCCAAAGACGAACAGCGTGATCTCCAGCCAGCCGGCCGTCCCGCCGAGAACCGACGACCAGAAGAAGAGGACGAAGCAGAGGACCGACGACAGCCCCAGGATGCCGGTCATGAAGTGGAGTTCGACGTACAGCAACGCCACCCCCAGGACCAGCAGGAGGACTTTCATCCCCGTCGTATTCAGCAGGAAGACTGTATTATCCACCCAGGTCTGCTGCAGCGGCGCAATCCGGGTATCGGGGGGGATTCCCAGTCGGCTGCGCAGCTCCTGAAAGTCCGCGACCGGCCGTTCGGCCAGCTTCAATTCGTGCGCCCGCTTGCCGTCGACCGTCAGCAGGAGCTCCCCGTTCGTTTCCCGCAATTGCGGCCCCTGGATCCACTCGCCGTTCGAATTGTGCAGATCCTCCTCGCTCATGTACGAAATCCGACCCGTTTCCCGGTTGGTGACTTCGAAGACCTTCAGCGTCCGAAACGCCATCGCCTCGGCCAGGGCCGGAGCCCGCCCTTTCTTCTCCGCCAGATGCCGCAGACTGACTCGGAGCGGACTCAGCAGCTTTTCCGGGACACGCTCAAACTGCCCGCCGGCTTTCATTTCAATCGGCCCGGCGTCGCCGAAGCGGGCGTCGGGGTGCATGACGATCTCGTCGCACCCCAGCGCGATGATCGCCGCTCCGCTGAGCGCCATTTTGGGGACATAGGCAACCGTGCGAACTTCCTGCGGATTCAGATCGGCCAGCAGATTGGCCAGATTCAGGCTGGCCAGGAGCTGACCGCCGGGCGAATCGATCTCAAGAATCAGGATCTTTGCCCCCTGGGCGATGGCTCGCCGCACCTGGCGCTCGAGAAACGATTCGAGCAGGGGATCGATCGTTCCTTCGACCCGAATCAGCCGGACTTTGCGACCGTCGCCCTGCGCCAGATTCTCCCGCATGGCCTCGCGGGGAAGTCGGTACAGTTCGGAAACCGCGGCCCGGTTCTCGGCGGTCTGCGAGACCAGCATGTTCAGCGCTCGGCTGGTCGAGCCCTTGAAGACTCCCGTAACTCCCCGCTCCTTGATGATCTCCGGGTTGTTGAGCGTCACGTTGGTTTTGCGGAGCGTCTCCAGTTCGTCGACCGTTGCAATCCGGGTCTCGGACTGTCCGTCGGCTCGTTCCACCTGGACCCGCCAGAGCTGTTCCTGGGGATCGAGCATCCCCTGGATCAACGCCGTGCTGACCTTGGGATTATTTCGTTTGGCGCCGAGCGCCAGGGCGGTCTGTTCGTCCTCGGGATCGAGGGGCTTGCCGCGCGAAATGTCCCCCAGCTCGGCATCCGGATGCATCACGATTTCGCGGCAGGCCAGGGCCACCAGCACATTCGGACCAGTCACGGTCTGCGGCACCCAGGCCACCGTGGTCAGCCCGGCGACCGCAGCGGACGTCAGGAACTTCGTCAATCCCTGCACCTGGTGGAACGGACTGGTGCCGGGCTCGATCTGCAGGACCAGTATCCCCTTGCGGTTCTCCCGCGCAGCCTGCGACTTGAGGTCGAGAGCGGCGGCGGAGACCCGGGCGTAGACCGTATCGTCGATCGGGCTGGAAACCGTGACAAACTGGCCGATCGGCCCCGCGGGGGGGACGGGCGGATCGGCGGGAGCTGCTTCCTGGGCCGAAACTCTCGAAACGAACAAGGCCACCACGGCGAGCCACGCCAGGCAGAGTTCCGAGACGGTTCCGGGGCTCGTGAGTCGGACAGAACGCATCAGTACGATTCCCCTGGCAGGAACGTCAACTCGGCGACGCGACCGGTCGCGTTTGTTCAGACTACCAGATTATAGGAGGCCGCGGAAAACTCCGTCAAACTGCGCGTCGCCGACTCGGGGAAGAACGCACGGCCCGGCTCCCCGGATCATCACGACACAAAGCAAACGACCCGCGTTCACGGGAACGCGGGTCGTTTGGGAATTCGTTGAGGGTTGAGCGTCGATCGTTGAGTAATGGGGAAGGTCTCTCAGCTCCGCCGGGCGGCATTCGAGACCGACTCCCGTCCCCCCGTTCTGACCATCAACCATAGACGATAGACCATCGACTAATTCAGCGTCTTCTCCCCTTTTTTCCAGCCGCAGGGGACCAGCTTGTCGGTCTGCAGGGCGTCGAGGACGCGGAGGACTTCTTCGATGCTCCGGCCGACCGGCAGATCGTTGATCGAAGCCCAGCGGAGAATCCCCTTCGGATCGATCAGGAACGTGCCGCGGTAAGCGACTCCCATGTCTTCCTTCAGCACGCCGTACGCCTTCGAAAGAGCGTGCGTCGTGTCGGCGAGCATCAGGTGCTTCATCTGCGCCAGTCCAGGGTGGCTGTCGCACCAGCCCTTGTGGCAGAAGGCGCTGTCGGTGCTGGCGGTCAGCAGCGCGCAATTGCGGCCGCCGAATTCGCCCAGGGCGTCGTTGAACGACACGATCTCCGTCGGACAGACGAACGTGAAGTCGAGCGGATAGAAGTAGAGGCAGACCCACTGGCCGGCGTAGTCCGACAGATTCACCTGCTTGAACTGCTGTGCGGTATCGTTCTTGGTGCGATCGTATGCCTGCACAGAGAAATCCGGGGCCAACTGACCGACGCGGGCTGCCATGGATCGAAGTCCTTGTCAAAAAGTGTCTGCGGAGTGGTTTGTGCGGGAAACCGACCGTTTCACGCCAGCGGAAGAAGTATAGCCAGGCAACCGTCAGGAGACGAGAGTCCCGGGAAGTCGAGAGTCGAGAGTCCAGAGTCGAGAGCCAGAGGCGATTCACGATCAGCCTGCTTTTCTGGCTATTCGCTACTCCCTATTCGCTATTCCCTAACTCTGCTTCGGCCCCATCAGGCTGATCCGCAGCTTCGAGTCGTGGTGCGGCGTCGCCAGGCGCAGGCCGTCCGGGTGGAGCGACAGGTCGCGGGCCGGGCTGCCGAGACTCAGGGAGTGGAACTCGTCCGCCGCATCGGGCTTCCAGAAAAACAGATGTCCCCCCGCCTGGCCGCCGATCGCCGCGGCGATGAAGCCGTCGGGATGATACAGCGAGCCCCAGGCGACGCCGTTGAGTTTGGCCTTCGTGAGGTGCGTGATCGCCTCCTTGCCAGTCTCCCAGTCGATCTCGACAACGATCGGATTGCCGACGCCGGCGAAGGCGTTGGTCACGTTGGTGATTCCCGAGGCCAGCAGACGCTTGCCGTCGAGCGAAAAACTCATGTCATGGGCGCCGCCGTAGTCGGCCCGGAATCCTTCGTCGTACTTCGTGAGGGCGGCGATCGGGAATTCGCGGACGAGCTTGCCGGTCTCCAGTTCCCACTGGATGAAGCGGGCGACGAGGTCGCTTGACACCAGGTGCTTGCCGTCCGGATGAAAAGCGACATTAAACACGTAACGCAGATGACCGGGGAACTCGCGGACCAGCGTGCCGTCTTCCAGTCGCCAGAGCTTGACGAGCAGGTCGTCGCCGCAGGTCGCCAGAAACTGACCGTCGGGACTGGTGACGACGGCCCGAATCCAGCCGCGATGGGCGTCAATCGTCCGGACGGGGACCGGCTGGTCGGCGGCGGTCGCCCACCAGATCAGCCGACCGTCATAGCCCGCCGTGATCAGCGTGGCGGCGTCTTTCGAAAAGGCGAAGCTGAAAACCCAACTGTCATGGGCGGCCAGTTCGACCTTGGCCCCCGACGCGAGATCCCACCGCAGCACTTTGTTGTCCTGGGCTCCCGCAAAAACATAGCGCCCGGCCGGATCGAACCGGCAGGCAACCAGCGGCGCCGTGTGGTCGTAGGTGACGGCGACATGCGTCTGAGCGGGATCGGCAGGCATGGGCGAGTCTCGGGCGGGGCGGGCAGGCTCTAACCGGTTGATCATACCGCGAGGCCGTCGCGGGAGAAGCTGAGAGTTTATCCGGAAATTCCTGCGAGCCATCCCGGCCGGAATTTCCATCGGTCCACAGCCGGTTCCGTGTCCGAAGAATCACCCCGGAATTTCCTACGGTATTCGCTCGCGGCCCGTGGCAGACCCGCGTACACTGACGCCGCAATTCTCCCGGTCTTTCCGGCCGGTTCTGTACGGGACCGTCGCGGCATCAGTCATCCCATCGCTAGAAAGTCGCTCATGAGCATCTCCGTCTCCTGCGAACTCTGTGGCAAGGAGATCAAGGTCAAGGACGAGTTTGCTGGAAAGAAGGTCAAATGTCCGGGATGCGGCGGGGTGCTCGCCATTCCCCGGGCGGCCTCCGACGACGAGGAGAGTTTCGACGACTTCGAGGATGTGCCGGAAGAGTCCGCTCCGCGGCGTGTCAAAGCGATTGGCGGAGCGAAGAAGAAAGGACGCAAAGGGGGACGTTCGCAGTCGTCGTTGATCATCAGGACCGCGGTGTTGACGTCCTTGCTGGGCGTGCTCGGGATCGTGCTGTTTCTGATGGCGTGGGGGCGGTTCGGCGCTCCCGCGCCATCGGTCGCTCAGCAGCCGAATCCAACGGCGGGGCCTCAATCCGCGCCGGCCGCTGCCTTGCCAGTCGTCCCCGTCGAGCAGTTGCGCTGGTTGCCGTTCACGATGAATCGAGGACTGATGGTGATCGACCTTCCCGGCGTTCCGGACGTCGAGAACGTCGATCAGTCCTGGAGCGCGTTGCCGCTGGAGGAGTTTCGCATTCATAAGGCCGAGGCCAACGGCGGGATGGTTCACGTCGTGACCGGTTTTGGCGCGAAGAACGTGCGGGACTACGAAGAGCACAAACAGATCTTCGACCAGTTTGAGCAGCAGTTCCTGCAAACCCATCCGGGGACGACGATCCAGATCCAGGACGACCAGCTCGTGCAGGGCATGGCGGCTCGCAAGACGTCGTTCGCTGCAGGCGGACGGATAGTCGGATGGCAACAGATGGTCTGGACCGGCAGCCAGTTCATCTTGATCCGCCTGGCACAAACGGGAAATGCAGACTTTTCCGCCGTGCAACAGCGGGTCTTCAATTCTTTTCAGTTCAAGCCTGCCAGTTCATCACCTGTCCCGAACGCCATCGTGCCCAGCGTCACCGCAGTTCCTCGCTCCGGCGCTGATCCCGCGCCACCGATCGTGAGAGATCCGCAAGCGATCCCGTGGACGGCCTGTCAGGACGAGAGTCGGCTGTTCGAAGTTCAGGCGCCGGGCACTCCGGGCCGGATCGTCCGGGAATTGGGAAGAACAATCGAGAAGTTTATCTGGCGGATGGGAAACCCGAATTCGCCAACCTATTTGACGTTCGGCGTGATGCGCTGGAATGCCGGGGAAATTCGCGACCGCACTGCGCTGCCGGCTTTCGCCCGTAAGCACTCTGACGATTTTCGTGCAAGCTACGTCAAACTGGTCAAACCGGCCCGGTTCGAACGGACTGAAACCACCTGGCAGGGTTACCCCGCCTTCGAGACTTACACAAATAACGAAAAGGGACTGCAAGTCCACGAATTCCTGGTCTACACGATGGACTGCCAGGTGAAACTGGAACTGGTGTGGGGCGAAGGAGACGAGCCGAGAGACCTCTGGGAGCGATTCACAGGCTCGCTCAAGGCCTTAAAGTGAGGGAAAATGCCGTGACCCAAGGACGCCTTGCCGGCGTGCAGACGCTGCTGCAAGTTTGAACGTCATCTTCCGGAGATGAAACCCGGCCTGTACACTCGCTTCAGCCAGTTTCACAATTCATCACGGAGGACAATCATGATGCGGCAATTCTGGTTGGTCGCGGTTCTGGTTCTGGGCGTTTCTCCGTCGTTTGCGGACGAGCCGGTCGCGGGGCCGAGAATTCGTGTCTACAACGTTGCGGATCTGGTGGCCGACGAAGCGGTACGCGCCGCGCCCCCGGCTCTCGGTCATCGCCACGAGGAGAGCCTGAATCGCGAACATCCGGAAACGCTCGCGTCGCTCGAACAACTCGCCAGACTGATTGAGACGGTAGTTCCTTCCGAACAGGGGGCGATTGTCGCTCGACCGGAGACGCTCAGCCTGGTCGTTCGTCGAACTCCGGAGGAACATGCGGAAATTGAGAACCTCTTTGAGGAATTACGCCGGGACGCACGGCCGTCGCTGGAATTGACATCCACGATGTTCACGGAGGGCAGTCAATCCGATCCAAAGTCCCAGTTGGCCGCCGAGGAACTTGTGAAACTCATTCACAGTCAGTTTTCGGCAGGTCCCGGTCTGTCGCCAGCGGACGTCGAGCGAGCGCGGGAACTGATTGGCCAGACAAAGGCGATAGCAATCAGCCAACCGACTCTCCGTTTGCGGTCGGGAGTCAAATCAACTCTGGGAACGTATCCCGTTTCAATGTCGGTGACAGCCGTTGCCGATCCCGATGGCGAACACGTTCGGTTGAGAATTGATGCGCCTGTTAACGAAGCCGTCGAAGGCAAATTCCCCTGCCAGACGATGATCGCCGAGACCCGCGTCGGTCAGTCGTTCCTCGGAATTCTGCAATTTGACGGCAGCGGCATGTTCTACCTGGTCACCGTTCGTCGCCCCGGGACCGACATCCCCGCAACAAATGACGGCGCTACAGCCCTGAAGTAGCCGGCCGCCGAATGTGAAACCCCTCTTCCCCGGTTTCACGCTTTCCGGTAAGACATGGCAGCGGACGGACGGGGACGGAGTCTCCGGACGGCCGCGGGGCGGGGGTGATCTGCAGAACGGTGACGGGCGTAAGGCTCGACAGGCTCTGCACTTCTGACTTCCGATAATCCGGGAAACGACGCCAGCGAGTCAGGCAGGGACGCCATGCAGACCTGGGGATTGCGGGCCATCGAACGTGTGGCGCCGCTCGTAAAGCAACAAACCGGGACCGGATTTCAACTGGCCGCCGGGCTGAGCCTCGGCGGGTTGATCCTCGTCGGCTGGCAGCAGTACGTCGCCCTCTGGGGCGTCAGCCTCCCCGTCGTCGTCACGCTGGCGCTGGTCGCAGCGCTGGGCCTGCTCATCGGCGGCGGACTGGCCCGGCAGTCCGGAACCTCGCTCGGCGGCTGGCTCGTCGCGTGCGGCCTCTGGGGCGTCATTCACCCCCTCTGGGTCGGAACTACCGCGGAAACGCTCCTGATCGGCGTCGCCCGCTGGGACATCGGCTGGGGCCTCGCCCTCGCCGCCGCCCTGCTCCAGGGACTCCTGCCAGTCGCCTTCTGGACGGCGGCGGCCATTCGACTTTGTCAGACCTCGAACACCGTCGGCCGGCGCATCTCAACGGAGCTCCTGATCACCGCGAGCCTGGTGGCCGGTTTGTGGCTGACCACATTCGGCCTGGCCCCTGCATTGGGCGGCGAATGGACCGGCTGGCTGTGGGGCGCGCTGTGTCTGGCCTGCGGACTCTGGCACGCCTCCGGGCGGCTGATTCTCTCCGAAAGTGCTGCCGAACTGATTGATCCGCGGTCGGCTGCCGCCCCGTGGTCCGCGGTTCGAATCCTGGAAATCGGCGCCGTCGCCCTCGCCGCGGCCGTCGTGTGTCGCTGGGTCGGCGAACTGATGCCGACCGGACTCTACTGGACGGCAGGCGTTGCCAGCGGACTGGTGCTGGGACTGGTCCTCGGTCGGCAATTGGCCAGCAGGCTGGGCGCCGGAGGCGCGGCGGTCCTGGCGGCTGCGTGGGTCGCGGTCGTGCTGGCAACCGAATCGACGCAGATCGGTTTCTGCCTGTGGTGCAGTGCGACGTTCACGACTCCCGCGTTCCTGCTGCCGACGCGGGCGCTGTTTCTGACCTGCATGCTCCTCCCGCTGGGAATTTCCCTCGGAACGCTCTGGCGCATGACATCGGCCGCGGATCTGCGCCCGTCGCTCCTGCTGGCGGGTTTACTGCTGGCTGTCGTCCTCTGCGGCTGGGCCGTTCCCGCCCTGCTGTGGTCGCAGATCGGCCTGGCAAATCTGGCGGCGGTCGGCGCTGCAATCCTACTGCTGCTGGGGGCTGTTGAATTGTGGCTGGAACAGCCCGCCATGGCGTTTCTCTGGAAGCGGTGGCTCGCGCCGCTGGCGTTCACTCTGGCCCTGGCAACTCCGCTGATCAGCGGCTGGCACGTACCGGGACGGACAGCGCGGCTCCTCTACTCGACAACCGTCATGGTCGCTCAGCGTTCCGGCTGGGACAGCCGCTGGCTGCCGTGGCTCGACGATCAGCGACTTCTGACGGCAATTGAAGGTCAGAACGGGCCGTGGACGCTCTGGAGAACGCGCGGCGTGCAGGTTCATCTGCGGGAATCGGGAATGCCGCGCGGCATGATGTCCGCCGCTCCCGAACTGCACCCCCACTACGCCCCCGAAGTCCTGCAGGCCGCCTACCCGCTGGTCCTGGCCGGCCAGCCGCAGCGCGTGCTGGTCCTCGGGGGGACGTCGCGAACGGTGCTGCGAACCTGCCTCGAATTTCCGCTGACGGAACTGACCTGCGTCGAAGGCGATCCCGCACTGGAAAGCCTGTCGCGCGGAGCATGGGCCGAACTGACCGGCTTCCATCCGGAGGCCGACGACCGGTTTCGCTGGACAACGGCGGCGCCCGAACTGTTCGTCACACAGCGGAGCGGCGACTACGACGTCATCCTCTCCTGTCCCCCGGCTTCCATGGCCAACGGCGGGACCGCCAGTTTCACGCGGGAACACTACCGGCACGTGGCAAAGTGCCTGCAGGCGGAAGGCGTCTTCTGCCAGCGGCTGGAAGGGATCGACTACGGACCGCGACCGCTGCAGGCGATCGCCGGAGCCATGCAACAGGCGTTTCGCGAAGTCGTGCTGTTCGAGCCGGTGCCGGGGGAATACCTGCTGGTGGCGACAAACAGCCCCGCAGGACTGATTCGTGAGTCGCTGCGGGAACGGATGGAAGCGCCGCAGGTGGTGCGCGTGCTCGGCTGGTGCGGCTGGGACTGGTCGATGCTCGCCAGTCTGCCGGCTGTCGACGGACCAGCCTTGCGCGAAGCTGTCGCCGACCACGGGCCGGGAAACAATACCGCCACGAACGGCTGGCTGGCCTGGACCGCCGCCGGCGAAGTCATGCGCTGGGGCAACAAGGCTCAGGAAGTCCACGCATTGCTGCTCAAGCCGCGGAAATCGGAGCCGCAGTACCTGGCGTGGCAGGATCCGGGGCAGGTGGATCCGCCGTCGCCCGCCCGGCTGACCCGCGCCGCCCGTCTGCTGGACTGGATGGGGCAATTCGGCGAATGCGCCGACGTCGTCCGTCGAATCGGCGAAGTCCAGAAGCTCGCGAAGCTTGTCGCGGAAAACCCCGACACGTTCTGGTGGGAGTATCGCAAGACGTTGCGCGACCAGCTCAAGAATCGGCCGCGGGCGGCCATCGATGTCGCCGCGGGCATCAGCGACGGCAAAACGCTGCACGCGGAAGATCTGCAGCGAAAGGCATACCTGGTCAGCCTGGGCGAAGCCGCTCAGCAGGCGAAACCCGAATTGCAGAGCATTGCCGCCGTGGCAGACTTCTTCTCGCCCTACGACCCCCTGGTCAGTCTGTGCGCGCACTACGAAGCCGCTGAACTCTACGCCCGGCGGGGAGACCAGCCCGTTCGCGAACTGGCCTTGAAACTGCACGTCGTCAATCACAGTCCTTCCCCGGATGGATCGGTGCGGAATGTCGCCGAGTGCCTGAAGCTGCTGATCGAGCAACCCGACGCCGTCACGGCCCCTGCCGCCCGTTTCGATCAGCTCAACTATCTGGTCCAGCTCCTGCGAGGACGCTGGGACATCCGGGCGTCGATGCCGGCCCGCTCCTATCGGATGCAGGTGGTCGAACTCGATACGGACGTCGTCCTCGCGGAACGATCCCTGGAAGTCCTGCGCGACCTGGCGCCCGCGGCGGGGTTAACGACCGCGGACTGGGACGCCCGGCGAACGGCGCTCGATCAGATCGTCGTCCGGCCGCTGCGCGCCTATCGGACGCGACTGGCGGAAGAACACGGGATCAACCGGATGAAGACGCAGGAACTGCTGCGGAAGGCGGGCGAGGAACGGGACGCCGAATTGAAAAGTGCCCCCTCGGCCGAGGAGCCCTCCCCCAACCTGCCGCAGGCGAATTGAAGCGGAGTCGGGTGGCGTGTCGACGACGAACAAACACACGGATCCGACGGTTTTCCCATCGGATCGCATTGAACTGGTCTCGCCCGGCTCGCCGTGGGCCGTCCCTGTGTTGTTCATGGTCCTGGGGCTGGCCTGTCTGACAATCGACCTGCCCGTGGCGACCTACTTCCGCGGTCCGAGTTTCCCGCGCTTTCTCGAAGAAGCGATCGAGAACACCGAGCCCTGGGGCCACGGGGTGGGCGCAGCGCTGGCGTTGCTGGGCGTGTGGTCCCTCGATCACCGGCGACGCCGGCTGATCCCCTGGCTGGCCGGCGCGTCGCTGGGGGCGGGGCTGCTGGCGAATCTCGGCAAATTGCTTGTCAGCCGGACGCGCCCGCGCGACTTCTCGCCCGACGTCGTGCTGAGCGACATGGCCGTGTGGGACACGTTCACAAGCTGGCTGCCAATCCTCAACGGTCACCGCGGCGGGCAGAGTTTCCCATCGGCCCATACGACGACGGCATTCGGCCTGTCGTGTTTTCTGGTGGCGATGTATCCGCAAGGGCGCTGGTACTTCGGTTTGCTGGCAACGCTGGTGGCCCTGCAGCGAGTGCGAAGCCAGGCCCACTTTCCGAGCGACGTCTGCTACGGAGCGGCCCTGGGCTGGATCGTGGCGCAGGCCTGTCTCGCCGGAGCCCGGCGGACGGAGAGTATTCGGCCGGAGACTCGCAATGCTGCCGGCGCCGCGGCGTTCAGCGATTGACCTGTCTCAGCATTTCGGCGCCCGCCAGCGGGTACGTCACACAGTAGGGGCGGCCGGACCGCGGGTCGCGCGTGATCTGAGCATCGACGCCAAACGCTGTTCGCAGCGTCTCCGCAGTCAGGACTTCGTCAGGGGAGCCCTGCACGAGAATCACCCCTTCGTGCATGACGATCATCTGCCCGGCGTAGCGCGCTGCCAGGTTGAGATCGTGCAGGACCATGACGACCGTCTTCTGCTCCTGCTCGTTGAGCCGCAGCAGCAGCTCCATAATCTCAAGCTGATGTGACATGTCCAGATGATTCGTCGGCTCGTCCAGCAGCAGCACCTCGGCCCCCTGAGCGAGCGTCATGGCGATCCAGGCCCGCTGCTGCTGGCCGCCGGACAGCGAATTGACCGGTCGATCGGACAGTTGGTCGATGCCGGTGACGCTCATCGCCCACTTCAGGACATCGGCGTCATCCGGATGCCGCGTTCCGAGCCACCGGCCGTGAGGATACCTCCCGTACGAGACGAGCTCCCGAACCGTCAAAGCGTCGGGGGCCGTCGACGTCTGGAGCAGGATGCTGAGTCGCTGCGCCAGTTTGCGCGAGGGAATCTCCCGAATATCGGCGGCATCCAGGCAAACCACTCCTGCCTGCGGTCGCATCAGCCTGGCCAGCGCTTTCAGGAGCGTCGACTTGCCGCAGCCATTGGGTCCGACAATCGCAGTGAACTTCCCGGTCGGCAGATGGACCGTCAATTCGGGGATGATGATTTCCCGATCGTAGCCGACCGTCAGTTCGTGAGAGGTGAGCGTGCTCATGCGGGGACCATTTCTCAGGGACGTGTCAGCAGGTAGAGGAAATAGGGAGCCCCGAGCGCTGAAACGAACACCCCCGCCGGGATCTCGGAGTTCGGGAGGATGCTGCCGCCGATCATGTCCGCGAGAATGACCAGCGTAGCGCCGACCAGCCCCGCCAGCGGAATCACGGCCGCATGATCGGTCCCGACCAGCCTCCGCGCGATGTGGGGCGCGATCATCCCCAGAAAGATCATGTCGCCGGCCACCGCAAGGCACGAAGCGCAGATCGCCACCGCCAGGCTCAGCAGTCCCAGCGACCACCCCGGCAGAGCGACCCCCAGCGACATCGCGGCCTGGTCTCCCAGTCGCAGGACGTTCAATGTGGGCGAAAAACTCCACGCCAGCGGGACCAGCAGGACGAGAATCGCCGCCAGCATCGCGATCGAGTTCCATCCCGCCGCGTTCATGCTTCCCGCACCGAACGCAACGACGAAAGCATGGATCTCGGAACTGAGCTGCAGAGACAGGAGCAGCGTCATTGAGCTGGCGATCGAACTGAGCGCGACGCCGGTGAGCAGCAGCTTCGGCGATGATTGCTGACCGCCGCGGCAAAGAAGATACACCAGTCCGGTGATTCCCAGAGCGCCGCAGATCCCGGCCAGCGGCACCAGAAAGAGCGAACCGAGCGCGGAATGCCCGCAGACCGCCAGCAGGACAACGATCGCCAGGCTGGCGCCCGATGACACGCCGAGGATTCCCGGTTCCGCCAGATCGTTCCGGAGAACAGCCTGCAGAATCGTCCCGGCGACGGCGACGCCGACTCCGATCAGGACCGCGAAAATCAATCGCGGAATCCGAATGGACCACAGCACCAGTTGTTCTTCGGGGCGACCCTGCCCCACGAGCACGCGGGCCGTCGCGTCCAGCGGGAACTCCGCCTTCCCGTGGTGCAGTGCGATGAGAAAAATCGCGCACAGGAGGCCCGCCGCCAGAGGCAGGACGACCCGGGGACGCCAGCACTCCCGTGGCGGAACCTGCCGCGGGACTTCGACGTCGAGCCGCTGGTGACGGCGACTCCGAATCAGCCACAGGAAGCAGGGAGCGCCAAGCATCGACGTCACGATTCCCAACGGCAGCTCGCCGCGCGCCCCCAGGATCGTGCGCGCAATCAGGTCGGCAAGCGTCGTCAGCCCCGCGCCGGCGACGAGACTCAGCGGCAGCAGCCGACGCTGATCGGCCCCGACCGCAAGCCGGCAGACGTGCGGCGTCATCAGTCCGACAAATCCGACTGGACCGGCGACCGCAACCGCGGAACCCGTCAGCAGCAGCACCAGCACCGTCGACGCCACGCGAATCTGAAACGAACGCAGCCCGAGATTCCGTGCGACGTCGTCGCCCAGGCTCAAAATGGTAATCCCCGGCGCCAGCCACCAGGCCCCCGCGAGCCCCGCGACGCAGCACGGCGCGACGGCGACGACCTGATCCCAGGTCACGTTGGTGATTCCGCCGATGGTCCTGTAGAGCATAGTGCTCGACATGCCGTAAGCGATCACCAGCCCTTGCGTGACCGCCGAAAACAACGCCGAAACGACCGCCCCCGCGAGCGCGATCCGGACCGGCGAGAATCCCCCGGGAGTCAGCGCGGCGACGCCGAGAACGCAGCCATAGCCGACGGCCGCGCCGACAAACGTCGCAACGATCGAACCGTTGTAGCTCAGTGCCGGCCAGGCGATGAGCGAGATGAGCGAAGCCAGCGCCGCGCCGCCGCTGAGTCCCATGATCGACGGACCGGCCAGCGGATTGCGAGTCACCCCCTGCATCACCGCTCCGGCAACGGCCAGGCTGGCGCCGACCATGAGCGTCAGCAACGAGCGCGGCAGGCGGATATCTCGCAAAATCAGATGCGAATCGCTGTTCACGCCCTGCCCGCGAAGGACGCGGAACACGGTTTCCAGCGGGATCTCCGTCGGCCCGACCAGCAGCGACGCCGCGAAGATCGCCGCAACCAGTCCGACAGCACCGGGCAGAACGAGTCGGTCGCGCCAGTGCTTCACGGCAGGGACTCGTTCCGCGCCGCATCAGCCT harbors:
- a CDS encoding NfeD family protein; translation: MRSVRLTSPGTVSELCLAWLAVVALFVSRVSAQEAAPADPPVPPAGPIGQFVTVSSPIDDTVYARVSAAALDLKSQAARENRKGILVLQIEPGTSPFHQVQGLTKFLTSAAVAGLTTVAWVPQTVTGPNVLVALACREIVMHPDAELGDISRGKPLDPEDEQTALALGAKRNNPKVSTALIQGMLDPQEQLWRVQVERADGQSETRIATVDELETLRKTNVTLNNPEIIKERGVTGVFKGSTSRALNMLVSQTAENRAAVSELYRLPREAMRENLAQGDGRKVRLIRVEGTIDPLLESFLERQVRRAIAQGAKILILEIDSPGGQLLASLNLANLLADLNPQEVRTVAYVPKMALSGAAIIALGCDEIVMHPDARFGDAGPIEMKAGGQFERVPEKLLSPLRVSLRHLAEKKGRAPALAEAMAFRTLKVFEVTNRETGRISYMSEEDLHNSNGEWIQGPQLRETNGELLLTVDGKRAHELKLAERPVADFQELRSRLGIPPDTRIAPLQQTWVDNTVFLLNTTGMKVLLLVLGVALLYVELHFMTGILGLSSVLCFVLFFWSSVLGGTAGWLEITLFVFGISCLALEVFVIPGFGVFGVTGILSMLVSLVMALQTFGNFEPGADLDSLLKSIGTVLGAFLGVGILGVALARVLPHTPLYDQMTLGPPGVDDTTPRLRRENDPSELAAGLVGRRGRSLTMLRPSGKAEIGGQVYDVQSDGQFIAAEATIEVVSAQGVRVIVREVV
- a CDS encoding peroxiredoxin, translating into MAARVGQLAPDFSVQAYDRTKNDTAQQFKQVNLSDYAGQWVCLYFYPLDFTFVCPTEIVSFNDALGEFGGRNCALLTASTDSAFCHKGWCDSHPGLAQMKHLMLADTTHALSKAYGVLKEDMGVAYRGTFLIDPKGILRWASINDLPVGRSIEEVLRVLDALQTDKLVPCGWKKGEKTLN
- a CDS encoding WD40 repeat domain-containing protein gives rise to the protein MPADPAQTHVAVTYDHTAPLVACRFDPAGRYVFAGAQDNKVLRWDLASGAKVELAAHDSWVFSFAFSKDAATLITAGYDGRLIWWATAADQPVPVRTIDAHRGWIRAVVTSPDGQFLATCGDDLLVKLWRLEDGTLVREFPGHLRYVFNVAFHPDGKHLVSSDLVARFIQWELETGKLVREFPIAALTKYDEGFRADYGGAHDMSFSLDGKRLLASGITNVTNAFAGVGNPIVVEIDWETGKEAITHLTKAKLNGVAWGSLYHPDGFIAAAIGGQAGGHLFFWKPDAADEFHSLSLGSPARDLSLHPDGLRLATPHHDSKLRISLMGPKQS
- a CDS encoding phosphatase PAP2 family protein, which codes for MSTTNKHTDPTVFPSDRIELVSPGSPWAVPVLFMVLGLACLTIDLPVATYFRGPSFPRFLEEAIENTEPWGHGVGAALALLGVWSLDHRRRRLIPWLAGASLGAGLLANLGKLLVSRTRPRDFSPDVVLSDMAVWDTFTSWLPILNGHRGGQSFPSAHTTTAFGLSCFLVAMYPQGRWYFGLLATLVALQRVRSQAHFPSDVCYGAALGWIVAQACLAGARRTESIRPETRNAAGAAAFSD
- a CDS encoding ABC transporter ATP-binding protein; the protein is MSTLTSHELTVGYDREIIIPELTVHLPTGKFTAIVGPNGCGKSTLLKALARLMRPQAGVVCLDAADIREIPSRKLAQRLSILLQTSTAPDALTVRELVSYGRYPHGRWLGTRHPDDADVLKWAMSVTGIDQLSDRPVNSLSGGQQQRAWIAMTLAQGAEVLLLDEPTNHLDMSHQLEIMELLLRLNEQEQKTVVMVLHDLNLAARYAGQMIVMHEGVILVQGSPDEVLTAETLRTAFGVDAQITRDPRSGRPYCVTYPLAGAEMLRQVNR